A window of Candidatus Poribacteria bacterium genomic DNA:
GGTCCAGCGCCGACGTGGGCTCGTCGAGGATGATCAGGTCAGGGCCCGGCAGCAGTGCCTGCGCCAACCCGACGCGCTGCTGCATGCCCTTCGAGAAGCCGCGGATGGGGCGGTCGGCAGCGGACGACAAGCCGACGGTTTCCAGCACCTCGTCGATGCGCCCCGCGAGTCGCTGTGACTTCATCCCGGACAGCTTGCCGTGGAACCGAAGAAGCTCGCGCGCCGTCAGGAACTCGTGGAATCGGAACTTCTCCGGCAGGAACCCGACGCGTCGGCGCGACGCCGGGTCGCCCAAAGGACTACCGAACAGCCACCCAGTGCCGCTGGTGGGGTGGACGGCTCCCAGGAGCATCATGACGGCGGTGGTCTTGCCGGCTCCGTTCAATCCCAGGAACCCGAACACCTCGCCTTCGGGGACATCGAGAGTGAGGTCGTCGACAGCCGTGACGGCTCGCTTCCTCCAGCCGCCGCCGTAGACTTTCCGGAGATGCTCGGAACGGATGGCGCTGGGCATCGACGTGGTCTTCTGTCAGCGGTTGTGCTCGACCAGGCGATGGATATCGCTCGGAGTGCCGAGGACGATGAGAGTGTCCATCGCTTCGATCTCGGTATCCGGACCCGGAACTCCGATGATGCGCGAGGTCCCGTCCGGATCGAGACGGCGAATGGTGACGACGACGACGCGGTACCGTCGGATGAGCTCCAGCTTCGCCAACGAGCTCCCGGCAAGCTTCGTCGGACACTGGATTTCGGCGATCTGGTACTCGTCGGAAAGGTCGATGTAGTCGACGAGTCCGGGGTTTACAAGCCGACGCGCGAGTCGCCGCCCGGCGTCTTCCTCCGGCGCGATGATGTCGGTGATGCCCAGGCGCTCGAGGATCAGCCGATGGGTCGGGCTGGAGGCGCGCGCGTGAACGCACGTGACACCCATCAGCAGGAGCTCCTGCAGGGTCAGCACCATGGACTCGAAGTCCTTGCCGATCGTGACGACGACGGCGTCCATCTTCGCCAGATTGTTGGCGCGAAGGGCGTCTGCATCCGTCGAGTCGAGCCTCACGGCGTAGGCAGCGAGGCTCTTGACAGCTTCGACGTTCTCCATGTCGGCGTCAATCGCCAGTACTTCGGCTCCCGCGGCTGAGAGCTCCTGCACCAGAACGCGTCCGAGCTGCCCCAAGCCGATCACGGCGATCCGCAGCGCTGCCATGTCTCAACCGTCCTATCCACCTGACGACCTACATGACCATGACTTCTTCGTCTGGATGCTCGAACTTGCCGGCGTGGACGCGCTGGCTCAGGGCGATGGCAATCGTCAACGGACCGACCCGTCCGAGAAACATCGAGAGAATGATGACGACCTTTCCGACGGCAGACAAGCCAGCCGTGATCCCCATCGACAGTCCCACCGTGCCAAACGCCGAGACCTCCTCGAAAACGAGCTTGACCAAGTCCTGCTCGGGCTCGGTGATGGACAGAACGAACGCGGACATGAACACCACCGACGCGCCGAAGATCAACACGGTCATCGCCCGGTTGACCGTGTCCTCCGGGATGCACCTTCCGAGAAGCTCGATTCGTCGCTTTCCGCGAGCTGTGGCGAGCGCAGAGAGAAAGCCGATGCCGACCGTCGTCGTCTTGACGCCACCGGCAGTTCCGCCCGGGGATCCGCCGATGCCCATGAGCGCGATCATCATCAGCGCCGTCGGCACGACGATTGCCGTCGTGTCGAGCGTGTTGAAGCCAGCCGTGCGTGTCGTCACGGATTGGAAGGCGGAGGCGAGGAGCCGTCGTCCCGGAGACAGCCCGGAGAGAGTCGCGTCGCGTTCGAGGAAGAAGTAGCCCACGGTTCCAGCGATGATGAGCACTGCCGTGATAGCGAAGACCATCCGCGCTTGCACCGAGAACCGAGGTCGTCTCCGTCGCGCCACGGACCGCGCGGCGTTCACGATCTCGCTCAACACGGTGAACCCGAGACCTCCAGACACGATCAGCGCCATGACCATCAGGTTCGTTGGGAGGTGGAACGCGGACAGCGGCGCCGCGAGATTGGGTGTCCACAGCGAGAAACCGGCGTTGCAGAACGCCGACACCGAATGGAAGAGCGAATAGAACCACCGTGGTCGGTCGATGATCAGTTCGGCAGGTGTGGAGATGTAGAGGACGACCGCGCCGATTGCCTCGATGACGAGTGTGAAGACGATGATGCTCTCGAGCGTCTTGCGAGCGGAATCGACCGTGGCGTCGTTGAGCACGTCGCGCATGTATGCCTGCTGGCGGAGGCTCGCGCTGGCTTCCATGAAGATGACGAAAAACATCGTCAACGTCATCAAGCCGAGTCCGCCGACCTGGATCAGCACCAGGATCACCGTCTGACCGAACATCGTGAAGAAGGTCGCCGTATCCACGACGATCAGTCCGGTAACGCACACAGCGCTCGCGGATGTGAAGACCGCATCGAGGGCGGGCATCGCGCCTGCCGTCACGCTGGCTGCCGGTAGCATCAGGAGCAGCGAGCCCGCGACGATGATGCCGACGAAGCTGATGACGACCGCCGAAACTGGGCGGAATCGCCGTTCGAGCAAACGGTGGCTGTATCGGGCTCCGCCGACGAGCAAGTTCAGGAAGATATAAAGCTGAGTCAGGGCGATGTAGACGGAGGTGATGCGCGCCGGCTCGACTTCGAGGGTTCCGGCGACGAATCCGACGAGCTTGCGGGCGAGCTCGGCTCCGACCAGCGGCAGCGTGGCGATGTAGCCGAGGAGGAGGAGCCCGGTGAGGACGAGCTCGAACCACCGCTCTTTGGCGTGCTCGACGCGGTTCGCTGCGATCACCACTCCTACCAGGGAGTTCGCAATGAACCCCCAGACGATGATCACATTCAGCGCGTGGACGACGCTTTTCCAGGTCGAGGGCAGGTAGAAGCCGTACTCGGCGATCAACACGACCGACGCCAGCAGCCCGATCACCACCATCGCGTGATGGAGGAACCCCGTCACGCGGGGGCGGACGTCGTACAACAGATCGTCGAATGCCGCGATCTGGTCAACGACCGCCTGAGGTAGCCGGACGCGGAATCTCACGGTTCCTCCTGTCTGGGTCGGTTCACGATGCCAACTAGCCGAACAGGCTCTTGAGCAGCAGGCAGCTCAGGAACGCAATCGCGCCGCACACGGGGAACGTCAACAGCCACGCCGCTATGACGGACTGTACGATATCCCAGCGAACGCCGCGAGCGTGCCGCGCAGCCCCGACACCCATGATCGACGTCGTGATCGTGTGCGTCGTGCTGAGCGGGATCCCGAAGGTCGAAGCCGCGAAGATCGTGAGACCTGCGGCGGTTTCGGCGCTGAATCCCTGCCACGACTTCAGCTCGACCATCTGCATGCCGATCTTTCGGATGATCTTCCAGCCGCCGACCGATGTGCCCAAGCCCATCACTCCGGCGCACAGCAGGATCACCCAGAGCGGGATGTGGAACGATCCGAGCACACCGCCGATCACCAGCGCCAGGGTGAAGACGCCCATGAACTTCTGCCCGTCGTTCATGCCGTGGTTAAACGCCATGAAGACCGACGACAGCACCTGGAGACGGTCGAACGTGCGCTTGGAACGCTGCGGTGTGCCGCTCGAGAAGAAGCGCAGGATGATCGTCGCGATCACCGCGCTCATGCCGAATCCCAGCACACTGGACAGAACGATGCCGATGAACACCTTCTGCCATCCTGACCACAGCAGAACATCGGGCCCGGCGGTTGCCAGCCCTGCTCCTGCCAGCCCGGCGACGAGCGCATGGGACTCACTGGTCGGGATGCCGAACTGCGCTGCGACGGTCCCGAACACGATGACTCCGACGACCGCCGACGCGATGGTCGTCAGGTTGACGATCTCCGGGTCGATGATGCCCTTACCGATCGTATGGGCGACCGCCGTACCCGACATGACGCCGATGGTGTTGAGGATCGTCGCCATGATGACCGCCGAACGCGGCGTGAGGACCTTCGTGGACACGACCGTGACGATCGCGTTGGGCGCATCGGTCCATCCGTTGACGAACTCAGCGAGCAGAATCAGAACGAGCGTGAATATGAGCAGAGCGCTCATGCAAACTCCTTGCGCCTAGGTGTTCTGCTTGCGCGCCATCGATGCCACGATCTCGGCGACGTGCTGGCAGTGGTCTGTGACCTGTTCTAGTCGCTCGAAGATATCCTTCCACTCGATGAGCGCCTTCACGTCGGACTCGGTCCGGAACAGCTCCTTCAGCGACCGATGGAGCAGCTCGTCGCTCTCCTGCTCCTTGTCCTTGATCTCCGTGACGCGCTGCTGGATGTCGCCCAGCCTCGCCTTGTTGAGCGACGCCACGAGCGGCTCGACCAGTCCGACAGTCGCCGCGGCGAGGTCGCCCAGAGCCACCGCTGCGTCGCATCCGGACTGCGGCTGATAGATGTCGATCCGCTCGGCGACCTGGCGCATCCTGCCGATGATGTCGTCGAGCCGGTTCGTCAGCCGAACGATGTCTTCCTTATCGAACTTCGTGATGTAGACGCGATCCACCATGCTTCGGACGGCATCGACCAGTCGGTCGCCTTCGTGCTCGAGCTCAGCGATCCGGCGGACCTTCTGCTCGATGGTGCTCACGTCGCGAAGCAACTCCTGAATCTCCGTTCCGCAGCGCACGCCCAGCGCGATGTGCTGCCGGAACATCTCCTCGAACTCGGTGTCGTTGTTCTTGGGCATGAACCCAAACATACGGAACTCCTGATGTGGATAACCACGAGGCGCCTGTGTCGTTCGATCATCCGCGGCGCCGGTGAGACGGATGATGACCCAGTGGGTCGTCGCCGACCCATCGTTCGTCTGCCGGCTCGGACGCGAGCTGATAGCGCGTGTCCGATGAGAGACGAATGCGGTTCACAGGGGAACGGTTGTCAGCCGAGCAGTGCATCGTGAACATCGTGAAGGAGAGCATATCGCCAGCCCGGAAACCGCCGTCCGACGCGGTGAGCCATCGTCCTCCGAGGCGGTCTTGGACCTCGACGGGGTTTGTGCTGAACCAGCCCCCGCCCCACGGGTTCGGCTTGTCGGAATCGACGTCGACGGCTCCATAGGTCTGCTTGAGGTCCTCGTGCAGGTGGGATTTCTCGAGAACCAGCAAGGGTCCGTCGGAGTAGGGCACGTCGCCGATGGGGATCCAGCTCGTGTAGAGGCGGTGCGTGCCTCTGCCCATGTAGACGACATCGTAGTGGCAGCCGGTCGCCCCGCCGACGCGGACGGTTCTGAGCCAGACGAAGTCGAAGGGTCTTACCGCGCCGCCGAGGAGCTTCTCGTAGAACGCGATGGCGGGCCCGCTGTGCACCAGCCTGCGGACGGCGGGACCGGTCCGCATCTCCTTGGCGAAGGCACGCCCGTCGATGGATCCGCGTGTCGAACGACCGCTGGCGATGGCTTCCATCAGTCCATGCGACGTGTCGATCTCGTCGACCGACGCCAGCCGCTCCAGCATCTCCCGACGCGCGCCGAGCACGTCGTCTCGGTTCAGGTAACCGCGAACGAAAACGTAGCCGTCCTCCTCCATCCGGCTCGCCAGCGCCGTCCCATCGTGGACGACGTCGTTGGACTCCCGCAGGAACCCGAACTTGTCGGTCGTCGTCGCAATCGTGTTCCCGTGCGAAACGAACGATTCCATCCCTCACCTTTCGTCATCGCGTTGCCGCCGAAACCCGTCTCAGGGCGCGCTCGCGTTGCCAGTTCACCGCCAGCCACCCCACGACGCCAGCCAGAATGAAGGGCCCCCCGATGAGCGTCGGTAACGGAACTCGCTCTCCGACAACGGCGTACGTCAGCACGGGGTTCAAGAGCGTTTCCAGGAGGGCGATCAGCGATGCGCGATGGGCTTCGATGTGCCGCAGCGCCCACGCGAAAAGCGCATATGCCGCCCCGAACTGGAACGTGCCGAGAACCATCAGCAGTCCCAGTTGGGAGGGGGTGAGCCGGAAGCTGCCCCACACGCCGACCGCGGGAGCCAAGATGATCGCCGATCCGAAGCAGTTCATGCAGACCAGCACGAAGGGATCGACCGCTCGCAAACCCCGTAGCGAAACCATCAGGAGCCCGTATCCGAGCCCACTCACCAAAGCAGTCGCCAACCCGACCGAGTCACCCTTGCCACTGCCGAACCAGATGATCGCCACTCCGACCATGGAGATCGCGAGGACGACGGCTTCCGCCGGTTTGGCTCGTTCATTCAGCAGCAGGGGAGATGCGAGGAACACCCAAATGGGCGCGGTGTATTGGAGAATGATGGCGCTGGAGGCGGCGGTGAGGGTCGTCGCGATGACGAACGTCGCCGACATCACCGTGAAGCTGGCGACCGAGCCGATGAGCCAGCGCGCGCGCGCGCGACGCAAGGCTTCGCGGCGGCTGTACGCCCAGGGCAGGAAGACGACGCCCCCGATCACGGATCGGTAGAACGCGATGGCGAAGCCCGACACGCCGCTGCCCTGCGCGTTGATGAGCTTGATGAGAGCCCCGCTGAGGCTCCATAGGATCGCGACGACGAGGACGCCGGCGACACCCATCCAACTGGTGGTTCCTGGCGTCTGTACGGGTTGCGGCTCTACGTCCTGGTCGCGAATCATCCGTCCGCCCTGCCGATCCGCCTCAACGGCGGAGGCGGTGCGCTCGACACGTGTGGAGACATGAACGATGGCTCTGGGCACGAGATAGGGCGATCCGTTTCGGATCGCCCTGGCAAAGCCTGATTGGGGTTCGTGGCATGGACGACTGCTCGGGCGCTACCGTACGCCCGCTAGTTCTTGGAGCATCCGCCAGTTGCGCAGCCGATCCTCCTGAACAGCCAGGAGCTCCGGCGACGGGTTCCCGTCCGCGTCGAAGTGCTTGGCGAACCGACCCTCGGATCGGGCGAACGTGATGAAATCGATCACCTCG
This region includes:
- a CDS encoding ABC transporter ATP-binding protein codes for the protein MPSAIRSEHLRKVYGGGWRKRAVTAVDDLTLDVPEGEVFGFLGLNGAGKTTAVMMLLGAVHPTSGTGWLFGSPLGDPASRRRVGFLPEKFRFHEFLTARELLRFHGKLSGMKSQRLAGRIDEVLETVGLSSAADRPIRGFSKGMQQRVGLAQALLPGPDLIILDEPTSALDPLGRRDVRSILLRLKKAGKTVFLNSHLLTEIELCCDRVAILHRGRLTRQGTVGELLNTGARVEVRAAGLTPAIREQLTDIGTVEPDGRPAGDVLHIRVANAADVPKIAQALVSGGASVHAIMPVRESLEDFFVRSVEGTP
- a CDS encoding TrkA family potassium uptake protein — encoded protein: MAALRIAVIGLGQLGRVLVQELSAAGAEVLAIDADMENVEAVKSLAAYAVRLDSTDADALRANNLAKMDAVVVTIGKDFESMVLTLQELLLMGVTCVHARASSPTHRLILERLGITDIIAPEEDAGRRLARRLVNPGLVDYIDLSDEYQIAEIQCPTKLAGSSLAKLELIRRYRVVVVTIRRLDPDGTSRIIGVPGPDTEIEAMDTLIVLGTPSDIHRLVEHNR
- a CDS encoding phytanoyl-CoA dioxygenase, with amino-acid sequence MESFVSHGNTIATTTDKFGFLRESNDVVHDGTALASRMEEDGYVFVRGYLNRDDVLGARREMLERLASVDEIDTSHGLMEAIASGRSTRGSIDGRAFAKEMRTGPAVRRLVHSGPAIAFYEKLLGGAVRPFDFVWLRTVRVGGATGCHYDVVYMGRGTHRLYTSWIPIGDVPYSDGPLLVLEKSHLHEDLKQTYGAVDVDSDKPNPWGGGWFSTNPVEVQDRLGGRWLTASDGGFRAGDMLSFTMFTMHCSADNRSPVNRIRLSSDTRYQLASEPADERWVGDDPLGHHPSHRRRG
- a CDS encoding DUF47 family protein, which translates into the protein MFGFMPKNNDTEFEEMFRQHIALGVRCGTEIQELLRDVSTIEQKVRRIAELEHEGDRLVDAVRSMVDRVYITKFDKEDIVRLTNRLDDIIGRMRQVAERIDIYQPQSGCDAAVALGDLAAATVGLVEPLVASLNKARLGDIQQRVTEIKDKEQESDELLHRSLKELFRTESDVKALIEWKDIFERLEQVTDHCQHVAEIVASMARKQNT
- a CDS encoding inorganic phosphate transporter; protein product: MSALLIFTLVLILLAEFVNGWTDAPNAIVTVVSTKVLTPRSAVIMATILNTIGVMSGTAVAHTIGKGIIDPEIVNLTTIASAVVGVIVFGTVAAQFGIPTSESHALVAGLAGAGLATAGPDVLLWSGWQKVFIGIVLSSVLGFGMSAVIATIILRFFSSGTPQRSKRTFDRLQVLSSVFMAFNHGMNDGQKFMGVFTLALVIGGVLGSFHIPLWVILLCAGVMGLGTSVGGWKIIRKIGMQMVELKSWQGFSAETAAGLTIFAASTFGIPLSTTHTITTSIMGVGAARHARGVRWDIVQSVIAAWLLTFPVCGAIAFLSCLLLKSLFG